One window of the Carassius auratus strain Wakin unplaced genomic scaffold, ASM336829v1 scaf_tig00005180, whole genome shotgun sequence genome contains the following:
- the LOC113070647 gene encoding uncharacterized protein LOC113070647 isoform X2, producing MDECLLGLIMLSTLLAGTSGVDETHVFISSGEDVRLPCNKALCECKLTTWNYNRFSHLAAVELIGLGLKKDTENLERLSLGSDCSLNIRNVTKEECGVYTCRLFLNDKQLGTDVRVYLHVLYVSSSSSSSQTISAGLSVTLSCQLYSNAGVTCDDLVRSEGIELFWVNQAGVKLTRSDSRYQISSSSDHCISNLTTTLLNEDHNREWKCNITQRNQVKTSATYTLKSSGTEVSRTVVRVILIIVEFAVFAAPTVILLQIICSRRAGRKDSQHSEEIMINTIYGKNLLYK from the exons GGACCAGTGGAGTGGATGAGACTCATGTGTTCATCAGTTCTGGTGAAGATGTCCGTCTGCCCTGTAATAAAGCTCTTTGTGAATGCAAATTAACTACATGGAACTATAACAGATTCAGTCATTTAGCCGCAGTTGAACTGATTGGTTTAGGGTTAAAGAAAGACACAGAGAATCTTGAGAGACTGAGTCTAgggtctgactgctctctgaacatcaggaatgtcacaaaagaagagtGTGGCGTTTACACCTGCCGACTTTTTTTGAATGACAAACAACTAGGAACGGATGTTCGTGTTTATCTACATGTTCTTTATG tctcttcatcttcatcatcctcacagACGATCAGTGCAGGTCTCTCTGTGACTCTCTCCTGTCAGTTGTACTCTAATGCTGGAGTCACTTGTGATGATTTGGTCCGTTCTGAGGGAATTGAGCTGTTCTGGGTGAATCAGGCTGGTGTTAAACTGACCAGATCAGACTCCAGATATCAGATATCATCCTCATCAGATCACTGTATCAGCAATCTGACTAcaacactcctgaatgaagaTCACAACAGAGAGTGGAAATGCAATATTACTCAAAGAAATCAAGTCAAGACCTCAGCCACATATACTCTCAAGAGTTCAG GAACTGAAGTCAGTAGGACCGTTGTCAGAG TGATTTTGATTATTGTTGAGTTTGCAGTGTTTGCTGCTCCTACTGTGATTCTTCTTCAGATCATCTGTTCACGAAGAGCTG GGAGGAAGGACTCACAGCACTCAGAGGAAATAATGATTAATACAATATATGGAAAAAATTTGCTCTACAAATAA
- the LOC113070647 gene encoding uncharacterized protein LOC113070647 isoform X1, translating into MDECLLGLIMLSTLLAGTSGVDETHVFISSGEDVRLPCNKALCECKLTTWNYNRFSHLAAVELIGLGLKKDTENLERLSLGSDCSLNIRNVTKEECGVYTCRLFLNDKQLGTDVRVYLHVLYVSSSSSSSQTISAGLSVTLSCQLYSNAGVTCDDLVRSEGIELFWVNQAGVKLTRSDSRYQISSSSDHCISNLTTTLLNEDHNREWKCNITQRNQVKTSATYTLKSSAGTEVSRTVVRVILIIVEFAVFAAPTVILLQIICSRRAGRKDSQHSEEIMINTIYGKNLLYK; encoded by the exons GGACCAGTGGAGTGGATGAGACTCATGTGTTCATCAGTTCTGGTGAAGATGTCCGTCTGCCCTGTAATAAAGCTCTTTGTGAATGCAAATTAACTACATGGAACTATAACAGATTCAGTCATTTAGCCGCAGTTGAACTGATTGGTTTAGGGTTAAAGAAAGACACAGAGAATCTTGAGAGACTGAGTCTAgggtctgactgctctctgaacatcaggaatgtcacaaaagaagagtGTGGCGTTTACACCTGCCGACTTTTTTTGAATGACAAACAACTAGGAACGGATGTTCGTGTTTATCTACATGTTCTTTATG tctcttcatcttcatcatcctcacagACGATCAGTGCAGGTCTCTCTGTGACTCTCTCCTGTCAGTTGTACTCTAATGCTGGAGTCACTTGTGATGATTTGGTCCGTTCTGAGGGAATTGAGCTGTTCTGGGTGAATCAGGCTGGTGTTAAACTGACCAGATCAGACTCCAGATATCAGATATCATCCTCATCAGATCACTGTATCAGCAATCTGACTAcaacactcctgaatgaagaTCACAACAGAGAGTGGAAATGCAATATTACTCAAAGAAATCAAGTCAAGACCTCAGCCACATATACTCTCAAGAGTTCAG CAGGAACTGAAGTCAGTAGGACCGTTGTCAGAG TGATTTTGATTATTGTTGAGTTTGCAGTGTTTGCTGCTCCTACTGTGATTCTTCTTCAGATCATCTGTTCACGAAGAGCTG GGAGGAAGGACTCACAGCACTCAGAGGAAATAATGATTAATACAATATATGGAAAAAATTTGCTCTACAAATAA